One Thalassophryne amazonica chromosome 10, fThaAma1.1, whole genome shotgun sequence genomic region harbors:
- the LOC117518089 gene encoding unconventional myosin-IXb-like, whose translation MTVSSASAGFLSKILKKRPHKEAQTPEYGDLTLAQILNEKPSGGEVPAPGHLSRSSSQHHGDWAGRRFSRSATIKISRATRVSEQWNASLDREISNANELQHLDEFLGNQVNDFRSRGKPLSAAEAIFVTATMQFRETIKAMYSLPKPTIGYKGLMKGYQNKVIHLAGEDQKGEVQLVVNLFQSVLDGFIRGEIKKEEAEPSKPAKARKKRRKKDKSMESPLDHVFINYQVSIMQSCDQCSSYIWGMEKAYMCSYCKMVCHRKCLYKISTDCSTFCAKKSDDEAGGQHFGVRVCQLVSDKNPVPMVLEMMLEHVEMNGLYTEGIYRKSGSANRIKELHQRLEADPHLVCLEDYPIHTVTGLVKQWLRELPDPLMTFMHYNDFLHAVELPEKQEQLHAIYKVLEELPSPNFNTLERLIFHLVRVCKEEPHNRMSPNSLAIVFAPCILRCPDSADPLMSMKDVAKTTTCVEMVIHEQIRRYNEKMEEIEQLEYAEALAVNQLKLKRQNTVRSRSWPLQFVLTLCSLL comes from the exons ATGACCGTGTCATCAGC GTCAGCGGGTTTCTTAAGCAAGATTTTGAAAAAACGGCCGCACAAAGAGGCTCAGACTCCAGAGTACGGAGATCTAACATTAGCTCAGATTCTTAATGAGAAGCCATCTGGAGGGGAAG TTCCAGCGCCTGGACACCTGTCTCGCTCTTCTTCTCAGCATCACGGTGATTGGGCTGGTAGACGCTTCAGTCGCAGTGCCACCATAAAGATCAGTCGTGCCACACGTGTCTCTGAGCAGTGGAATGCCTCGCTGGATCGAGAAATCTCAAATGCCAATGAATTGCAACACCTAGATGAGTTTCTGGGCAACCAG GTCAATGATTTCCGTTCCAGGGGGAAGCCGCTGTCCGCCGCAGAGGCCATTTTTGTTACAGCCACCATGCAATTTAGAGAGACTATCAAAGCCATGTATTCTCTCCCA AAACCAACCATTGGCTACAAAGGTCTGATGAAAGGCTACCAGAATAAAGTGATCCACCTGGCAGGTGAGGACCAGAAAGGAGAGGTTCAGCTGGTGGTCAACCTGTTTCAGTCCGTGCTTGATGGCTTCATCAGAGGAGAGATAAAGAAGGAGGAGGCGGAGCCTTCCAAG CCCGCTAAAGCTCGGAAGAAGAGGCGGAAAAAAGATAAAAGT ATGGAGAGCCCCCTGGATCACGTTTTCATCAACTATCAGGTCAGCATTATGCAGTCATGTGACCAGTGTAGCTCTTACATCTGGGGCATGGAGAAAGCCTACATGTGCAGCT ATTGCAAAATGGTTTGCCATAGGAAGTGCCTGTACAAAATAAGCACCGACTGCTCCACCTTCTGTGCCAAAAAG AGTGATGACGAGGCTGGTGGTCAGCACTTTGGGGTGCGCGTGTGCCAACTGGTTAGTGATAAGAACCCAGTGCCCATGGTGCTAGAGATGATGCTGGAACATGTGGAGATGAACGGCCTCTACACCGAGGGAATCTACAGGAAGTCTGGCTCTGCCAATCGCATTAAAGAGCTGCATCAGCGGCTGGAGGCCG ATCCCCATTTGGTGTGCCTTGAGGATTACCCGATCCACACGGTGACAGGCCTGGTCAAACAGTGGTTGAGGGAGCTGCCAGATCCACTCATGACCTTCATGCATTACAATGACTTCCTGCATGCAGTGG AACTTCCAGAGAAGCAGGAGCAGCTTCATGCCATCTACAAGGTGCTCGAAGAGCTTCCTTCTCCGAACTTCAACACATTGGAGAGACTCATCTTTCACCTTGTCAG GGTTTGTAAAGAAGAACCACACAACCGCATGTCTCCTAACTCATTGGCCATAGTATTTGCCCCGTGTATCTTGCGTTGCCCAGACAGCGCAGACCCACTCATGAGCATGAAGGATGTGGCCAAGACCACCAC GTGTGTGGAGATGGTAATCCATGAGCAGATCAGACGCTACAACGAGAAGATGGAGGAGATTGAGCAGCTTGAGTATGCCGAGGCTCTGGCGGTTAACCAACTCAAACTCAAGAGACAGAATACGGTGAGGAGCAGATCATGGCCTCTTCAGTTTGTTTTAACCCTCTGCAGTTTGCTTTAA
- the LOC117518090 gene encoding unconventional myosin-IXb-like has product MHECYKHHTACSPPLTKFGTGFRFGSLPWIPRRRALNLSVVPENEPLDSDTEAENNLVERIKSIKQEKEDLACRLPEMEQPGSDQENLDSEASLSSESLLDEQQRSSVPSSELEGQY; this is encoded by the exons ATGCATGAATGCTACAAACACCATACAGCCTGCTCTCCCCCACTAACCAAATTTGGTACTGGTTTCAGATTTGGGTCTCTGCCTTGG ATACCGAGAAGGCGAGCTCTGAACCTCAGCGTGGTTCCTGAGAATGAGCCTCTGGACTCTGACACAGAGGCTGAGAACAACCTGGTGGAACGCATCAAGTCCATCAAGCAGGAGAAG GAGGACTTGGCCTGCCGACTTCCAGAGATGGAACAGCCTGGTTCAGATCAGGAGAACCTGGACTCTGAAGCCTCGCTGAGCTCCGAGAGTCTATTGGACGAGCAGCAGCGATCTTCTGTCCCCAGCTCAGAACTTGAAGGTCAGTATTAG